One Nicotiana tomentosiformis chromosome 1, ASM39032v3, whole genome shotgun sequence genomic window, CTCAATAAAGTGTCCACGAACTTCACCAAACAAACCTAAATTCAGTTCATCATCCGAATCATGCCCTGAATACTTTCGATGGATTCATGAAGATTTAAGGCCATGGAAGGACACAGGGATAACGCGAAAAATGGTAGAAAGAGCTCGAGAAGTAGCCCATTTTAGAATAGTCATAGTAAATGGAAGAGTGTATTTTGAGAAGTATAAACCAACTTTCCAAAAAAGGGACATGGTCACATTGTGGGGGGTATTGCAACTTCTTAGTTTTTATCCTGGCATGCTACCGGATTTAGATTTTGTTTTCGAATGTGGCGATCAACCAGTGACACAAAAAAGTGATTATGGAAAATCAAAGGATTCAATTCCACCACCATTGTTTCATTACTGTGGAAATGACTCGAGTTTTGACATTGTTTTCCCTGATTGGTCCTTTTGGGGTTGGTAAACATTCTTATCTTTTCAAGTTCAAGCCAATGTTAAGTTGAAATATTTACTAGTAGCATTTTGGGTGGTTGTATTAGAAATGGTTCTTTATTTTGGTACTACTGCAGGCCAGAAATCAACATAAAGCATTGGGATATCTTGAAAAAAGATTTGCAGCAAAGCAATGAGATGATTAAGTGGACAGAAAGGGAGCCTTATGCTTATTGGAAAGGGAATGTATTATTAAGCCAATCAAGACGTGACCTTTTGAAGTGCAATGCCTCTAAGAATCAGGACTGGAACGCGCGAATTTATGACATGGTAGGTCTCAACCTTCAGTTTCTTCACACTTAGGTGCTGTGGGATCCCTTAATAGATGCAAACACTAGGTTCACAATAAAAGGGTTGCCCCGTGCACAAAGATGTGCTAAGTGCGGGGTCCAGGGAAGGGCCAGACTACAttgggtctattgtacgcagtcttaccttgCATTTCAGCAAGAAGTTGTTTCCATGGAGACAAGTCTTACTTCGCAAACTTTAGGTTCACAATGCTGAAAATTTAAACACCATTTCATAATTTGCAATTTTTGATATGCTGATATTAGCCCTTTTCAGCAATGGGCTCGTGAACGAAGACAAGGCTATAAAACTTCAGATTTAGCTACACAGTGCACTCATAGGTATGCAGTCAATCTCAGAATACCTTCAAACTAGACCTTTTTCTCTGAATCTTTCGTATCTTCTAACCTCTTAATTGTTCTTTAATCATTTTTGTTTGACCAATTTTTTCTTGGAATTATGATGAGACAGATACAAGATTTATGTTGAAGGGCTTGCATGGTCAGTGAGTCAAAAGTACATTCTAGCCTGTGATTCTGTGGCTCTTCTCATAAATCCCCACTATTATGATTTCTTCACAAGGAGTTTGCTGCCAACAATCCATTACTGGCCAATAAATGAGAATGACAAATGCAAATCCATCAAGTTTGCAGTAGACTGGGGCAATAAGAATGCAGAAAAGGTAACATTCTATGTATATGACAATACTAATTAATCTTCTGCTACCTTAATCGTTTTATAAATTTAATGTTTGAGCACCAATGACCCTCAACAGGCACAAGAAATTggaaaatcagggagcaaatttGTACATGAGGAGCTACAAATGAAGTACATTTACGACTACATGTTTCATCTCTTGTCCGAATATGCCAAGCTTTTGCAGTATCGACCCACTGTGCCTAGAGAAGCAGTTGAAGTATGCTCAGACACATTGATTTGCTCGACGAAAGGAATAAGAAAGAAGTCTAGGGTACATTCCAGGGTTAATTATGCTTCATCTTCAAAACCATGTAGCATGCCCCCTCCCTGGAGCCCTGTGGATCTCCAAGATTTTCTCGAGAGAAAAGAGAATCTCACAAAGCAAGTTGAACAGTGGGAAGAAACTCAAAGTGTTTGAAACTTTCCACATCAGGGACGTAGTATTTGCTTAACCTATCTTTCTTTCAATTTTGCCTAAATTCACAAGTGAGAAAAGAAGACACTTTTGAATCACTGTATATCAGTTTCCATGAGATATATCTGGCAGAAAATTATTGTTCTTTATCATGTCAATCTATATAGAAAAATGCTCATTTGTTCCACTTCCATAGATATTGTGCAATCAACTTTCATTTAGTTGAAGGATTACTAAACATTGGATTAAATTTCTATAGTGAAGCATCTGGAACTATATTGATCCTTCTATGAAGTATTCCCTAGTCCGAGAGAAAATTGCAAAAGAAACATTCCTCAGTATATTTGAtaaatttataaaattatttCTCTTAATCCGAGTTTTAAGGATTAAGTGGAGTTGAGAAAAGTTCCAGTAAGTTCATCAAATCAACCTTCTGTTTATTTGATTTTGATATAACAATCATAGGTTTGCTTTTCGATCTGTATATAAATACTGTATCTCCTTCTGCAATACACAGCAGATAAAATATGTTGGAGTGGAATTTTTAAAAGAAACTAATACTCTCCTCCCTGGTTTCcaaattctttacttaatcaAGAAAGAAACTTTCTTATGATTAGGATCAAACCTAAATAACCTGAACTTGGTTTAGTCAAGTCCTGGACTTGGCACTATTTTCTTGACAATGTAAAAGGACTTTTGATCTTCTAATCGTGGATACTTGATATCTTCCGAAACAGGATCAAGGTGAAAAAAAGGGGGTCATTAGCTTAATAATCTAATGGAAATTCTTTTCTGGATTACATTTTTTagacttaaatatttgacagCATGCAAAAACGACGATCAAATGAACAAGGGGAAAGGAAAGAGCAAAACAGGAACGagaattgaattgaattgaataTAATTAGAAATTAGGATCCCATCACTTTGCCACACATGATCGTGTTTATAGTATATTACAGACAAAAATCACAAAGAAAAAATATACTGAACGTCTTAGACAAGAACGTATAAACGAACAAAAAATTccacaacccccccccccccccccccccccaattagaAAGGGCATATAGCATATGCTTGTAGTAGTGACTGAATAAAAAGGCCCGACAGTATATGTAGAGGGGAAATTAAAGACAAATTTCGATCAGCGAGCTCTGCCAATGAAGGTATCCAAGCTCATTTCACTTGGATCAGTAGCTTGCAACTCAACTTGGACACCATCAAATTCTCTCCTGAATCTATCTTTGGAACTTGCATACAGCATCTTACTTCTTACTCTTGCTGTTTCTGGTGACCTACATCCCACACAGCAGTTTTATCAAGTCACATGAATAATGGCTCAAGTATATCTTTCAATATTAAATAAACTTCTTATCATAGAAGCTTTTAGCCCCATCTAAATGTAACCAAAAAAGCAGCTCAGTGCACAAGGCATCCTGCGTTCACGCAGAATTTGGGGAAGGGCCacaccccaaggggtgtgatgtagacacaacctaccctaatgcaagcattaatggctacttccacggctcgaacccgtgacctataggtcacatggAGACCAACTTTACCGTCGCTCCAAGGCTCCCAATGACCATAAACCTATGTTGCACAAATTCCTCCAAAAATGCCGTCAGGTATGTGTTGGATCCTCTAAATGTTATGCATCATTAGAGAATTTGACACCGGTGCTGCTGCATTTTTAGAGGATTCGAGCAGTATATATAATCATAAATCACAGCCAGCAAAAAGATTCGTGCAATGCAGCATTCTATGTTAGCATGCATACTTATGAAGAAGCTAGATTAATTCGTATAATGCAACACTCATATGTGAAATTACGTGCACTGAACATTGTTCCAAAGATAAATTGAAAACCAGAGATTCATTAAAAGGATGATACATACGCACAAACTTGAAAATAGGCCATCAATTAATGTTAACCTACAACAACAAGTAAGAATTCTTTATATTGCGAGTGTAAAAATAATAGTAGGACGTACCAAGCAACGAAGAAGATCTTGCTTTTCTGGACATTTTCATCAGTAGTGTAATCATAGTCAAAAACAGCATAGCGGCATTCATTGGAAGGCAAGCTGTTGGAAAAATCTTGATGAGTCTCTCCTTGTTCGCCAACCTTGTCAACAACAACTTGCTGACCCTCAATCTTGAACACTATGTATCTGTAGTTCCTTTTTGCTTTCAACTCCATGAATTTCAGCTTGCACTCATCACTCACTGCTATCCCTGATGCCGAATTCgcctatttttcaaatatatcacACAGTTACATGCACACACATGCAACGAAAAAACACGGTTGATTAGTTTTAAAAAGGGATATTAAGAACCATCAAATGTTATGGCGAGGTGGTAAGTCTCTTTCATCTTTAACCACAAACCAGAATTAGTCAGGCCCTAAATCGGTACCGGACATCCGATAAAAGGAAATCAAGAAAAACCGTAATTTTGAGACAAACACTAGGCATAGGACCTGTAGCAGCTAACCTCCTCTGCTTTTCTCATTACCCACCTATTTTCAGGTAAATAGTTACCCATATGTACCTTATAAATAATTTGATATGTGAGGGATTGAGCTTTAATTATATTGAGAGGAATATGAACAAATAATTTATAGTAATCCCTTTCAAGAAATTATATTAAGTGTCATCAGTCTTACAACAAGATACAGTACAAATTACTACGCATTTCAATATCTGATCATAGGATTAGATTTGTCCCTAAATCAAAATGAGATATTTTGTTCTCATGTTTTTTTCTAAGACATTTGCCTTTCatttatatgttcaaaatgtccGTGCATGACGAGAAAATACagaaaactgaaaaaaaagaagaaaaaacaagAACAAAATATATCTCTACAATAGAGAAGAAATTAAATGCATGCAACATACCATTTGGATAAGCGGCGAACAATGGAATTAGCTTCTGCAAACAATGAAAAGGAAGCAAAGTTAGGAAAAAACAGGAGAAGGAAAGAGGGCAAAAGTGTGTGTTGTAGAAATATTCAAAGGGCTGAGAGCTCTTGTAGCGCTGTTTTGGACAAAAACACAAGTGTTTGTTGCTTGCTATACATCTCGTTCGTCATTCATCCTATAATTTTGGATCGTATAatttcttggaattaattttGTTAACCAACAAAAGGATATACAAGTTTTTAAATTGGGTTATATCATCTCATGATGAAGAGTCGCAAGAAGCAGTTTAGTGGTTAAAATTTTAGTGTCACAACTGAACACATAACTTTTGATacataatataattaatatatataaatctatTAAATctcaataaatattaaatttgaacctataattttaaCAGTATAATAAATTCAATGTTGAGAATCTTAGAAATTGAACTCACTTATCATTTGCATTCTTGCGTTACTGTTTCTAATTTGATTTAGACCTTTTAAATGTATAATTGCTTCGGTTTCAATATATTTCGATTTTGTTATTGTATTAGCTCTAATTTCCAACTATGCAAATGAAGAACGTTACTTTAAATTTTACATTAATTATTACCGATTCATTAAATGCATTAATTTGAAGTAGAAATTACACaatttttttcctttcaaaataGTTTGAGATAATTTTAGAGATCTCCCCTCACGTTTCACTTCATCACATGTCCTCCGTTATCATTTACGATATTTACGCTTACCTCCCTTATTGCGATATTACCTCACAGGTAAACATAATATCGTAAACCACAAAGGAGATTAGTGTGATGGAGTAAAATATAAAGGAAAGTCTCTAAAATTATTTCAAATAGTTTATAACCTACATGCTACAAATAACACTTGTCAAAAAGAGTTCTGGGAATAAATATCTGAAACAAAACGTTGCTTGTTCCATTCCGTCAGTGAGAGGATCTAATGTTAGTATTCTAATAGTCTCTAAGTACTAACGTCACGTTTGTCCATAAAAAAAATGTTTGCCCATGAAATTTtacaaatttttttaaaaaaatcgaaAATAAGTTTCTTAAATGACCACcttttcaaaatttcaagaaAAACTCTTTTCCCCGCTCACAAAAAgtgcaatattttttcaagtaaaatgcatgttcaaacataatttcaattttcaaataccattttttaACTTAACACCAAATATTACttgttttttaaaaattataatttttatgtccaaacgcgtACTAAAACGAatatatatgtcacgacctaaaatctcacctgtcgtgatggcgcctatctcaatactaggcaagccgacaatctcaataaactaccatatcttttaaatttgaaaacataataattaaattcagcggcagaaatctcacaaataaaaatataacactcccaaaaacccgctgtcactgagtacatgagcatctaatataaatacaaggtcatactgataaaacactgtctgaaaatatagaacattaCAATAACTggaaggaaagagagtcaaggtctgcggacgccaagcagctaccttgatagtctccagcAGATAAATCCTCAAATATGGCAACcaccgtatccggaagtacctggatctgcacacgagatgcagagtgtagtatgagtacaaccaactcaataagtaataagactaacctctgggctgaaagtagtgatgagctccgcAGATACACtccagtacataaataatggtacagaaatataggcatgcttgcaagttccacagttaaactcagtacaagcaaaatagctaaatactgcatgatatgagaaatgtgacatctcagtggaaagacttCATGTACtgctggtcacaaattattcggtcactcggtactgtttatggccaatccaacccagggatattccatcccgtatatatattcACATCGACTGACAGTGAGTCCGTCAATACCGTGTAAGgctaatccagccctggggtaatttactCCCActtgtaaatgatacggacaagatccatgtccaggaaaaattcatcacaatataaataaataagacaagtccatgccctgagaagttcatcccgaatatatatatatatatatatatatatatatatatatatatatatatatatatatatataaaatcatcTACGCTTattaggggtgtgtacagactccagagggacttcttcagcccaagcgtggtataaagccgatatggcctactgcaggcgggcagtcccgatccgtataataataaagcttataaggcctgctgcaggcgggcaaccccgatccatatactgataaagcctataaggcctgctgcaggcgggcagccccgtttcatataataataatatatataaagccaatatggcctgttgcggcgcgcagctcgatcccataaatatcctcacaatggacgaatatgactcaatgtgaaatgtatatttttgtaacagttaattcaacagcaacacgaccccatgggtcccaaaatattgtcATGTAGCCTAAACATTATCTTTAATAAGAGCATCAGCTCAaattctctaacacgtggaaaaatattcagataataacatgattctttaatttgaCAACTTCACAGGAATTATTCAAgttacaatttctatggtgcacgtccacacgctcatcacctatcgtgtgcgtcatctccaaacaatttatataacaccaaattcggggattcataccctcagaaccaagtttagaaatgttacttacctcaaaccatgtaattctttattctgaaatgcctttgcctcgcaaatttgcctctgaaagcctcgtatctagtcgcaattaattcgattcagtcaatacaaatcctaggaatttattccatatgaaaatactaattttccaacaaaatccgaaatttaactcaaaaatcgttcgtggggcccacgtctcggaacccgacaaaaattataaaatatgaacgcatgttcaaccacgagtctaaccatataaattttaccaaatttcgacatcaactcgacttccaaatcatcaaatcttatttccaaatccctaagcccaaattcccgatttacacctcaaaaatacgtaatctagtcggattattcgatgataattcaatattatggagtaaaagtgatcacaagtgacttatctcaagATTTCCCATGttttctcgctcaaaaatcgcctcaacccgtgttggaaatgttagAAATGACAAAAATCTCGGACTcatctgtttttaacattctgcccaggacTTTtgcatctgcggtcgcatagtcgcatttgcgacatcagcTTCTGCGGCtgctttgtcgcttctgcgactattTTGTCGCTcctgcgatcatcgcacctgaGAGCCAATTTTCACAGGTGCGAAGATACCAgcaacagaaaaattccagccttagcaaaaacttccaaaatgctacgaacctcatccgaaactcacccgagtcactCGGGATCTCGTCTCAATATATCAACAAGTtccgtaacataacacggaccttctcgaggcctcaaatcatatcaaacaacatcaaacgacaaatcacacctcaaatcaaaatctatgaactttgaactttcaaattctatatcttgtgccaacacacatcaaatcaatccggaatgacttcaaattttgcacacaaatcataaatgacataacagtactataaaaattttcagaactagattcggactccgatatcaaaaagtcatcccccgggcaaacttcccaaaaattcaactttcgccatttcaagcctaattacactacggacctccaaataatttttcggatactgtcctaagtccaaaatcaccatacggggatattaaaatcatcagaattcaaatctgaggtcgtttacacataagtcaacattcgatcACCTTTTCCcatttaagttttcaattatgagactaagtgtctcattttactccgaAATCCTTTCGGATCCGATTAATTATCCCGGTAAGTCATACAACAACTGTAGAGCATAAATTGAGCCGTAAATAATGGAAcatgattgtaatactcaaaacgaacggtcggatcgttacaatataTCATTCTAGAAACTGAAGGTTCAAAGTGTAAATAAAAAATTGTTACGTTGAGGACATACAGGTGGTTTGGCAAAATATACAGGTCGCTCTCTCTAAAGGCGACCTGCTTTTGCGCTTTTTCTGGTCGCATATAAGTATAACACAAGCCTTCCTTTATCTTTCTAACTTCTATTGATTATTAGAGTAAAATCACATTTTATGTTTAATTAAAGGATAGATGCAATTAGTCAAATTTCATAGGGACTAAAGCTGGAATAAAacaataattaactcatgttAAGATTTCTATTTTCCCTAATTCGACGAAATTTCATTTGTGTTAGATTTTCATTATAAAAGAGGGTTATTTATAGTTTCAATTTATcttttaataattataatttaatataGTTAGTTATAGATAGATCTCATAGGGAATGAGAGTGTAGGATATTTATAATATAAGGGGTACGGGTTTCAGTGTACGCGCATTCCGCGTGTATCTATATCAATGAGTATataatttgaaaataataaaatattattaaataatgtaATTGagttacaaaataaaaaaaataaaaagtgtaAGTTCTTGAAATAAATAATACTAATGATATTTAGATAGATCGATAAAGAAAAAAGTCTTGCTATACAAAATTCTCGGACATATAATACAAATACTAATAGGATAAAATtctaaataaattattaatataaaatataaatccaATAGCATATACATTTTAATCTCAACTCATTGTTTCTTCCTTCGCATCTCAAAGAATTCTATAATCAATTTGAATACGAAGAATATAGTCCATCATTGATTTATCAAAATTTTAGTAGAATTAATAAGATAACATTAATTATTCCTCGCCTAATAATTATATAGATCTTTTCAAATATACTTTTTTATTTATTGTGGTTAATGAACTATTATCATCATTCACAAAAGGGCTCTAACTTTGGTTTATCTTTGAGCTTGTCACCTATCTCTTTATCAAACCTTAAGGAAACGATTATATCTCCGTATTTAAATTTCTGGCCTTTGACCAAATTTATCTTTCTATAGcatctttttctcttacttttaAATATCCTCTCAAGTATTTCTTCATATCAAAGTTCCAAAAAATatgctctttttattttttttaaaaatgcaaATTCTCTTTTGTGTTTTTGGTTATTAACTAATATTatgataaattttaaaattattagcgCTAATGATTGTCACATCTAAAAGGATATTTATACATTATATATATTTATAGAGCAAAAAGCATAGATCCTGAGAACCTAGAATTCATTGAATATAGAAGGAATATCGactaatatttttaatttaagtaacAATTAGTTCTAACTTATTCTTTGTGAACTTTTTCATTTTAAGTATTCTTGTTCGTCATTAATTATATCCACACTCATTTCTCTTATTTGAATTGGTAACATAGTACTTTTGATTGGATTTATCATTCGAAACACGAGATAATATACCTTAATATTCTCATccttaaattcaaaaatattgttAAAATAGGGTGCAATTAGTTCGTTTATATTAATATTCATGATTGTTATTAGATCTTGACAAACAaggaattaaaattaaaatttcagtttttctTCTTTCGATATGAATTAGATCAAGGAGTTATATAGTTATTTTATGCAATTTAAATGAGAAAATAATTCATATAAGTTAATATCATTCGATTTTGAATTTCTAAATATCAGGAGCTCCTGTTATATgaattttttagttaattttaaagtataaatattaataacaattaaatgataaaattatgtttagtgtataatataatatacgTGTTAtccattattaattattaaatattttttattaaaaataataaatttataaatcaCCTTGAGACTTCGTGCACATGTGAAACATTAGAATTACAAAAAATTAACATGGTTCAAAAACGAAATCGAAAAATGGATTTTGACATGCTTAATGATTCTTATGTGGTTAGTACTATAAAATTAAAATGAAGACAAAATTCCTTACATGATAAAAACTTGGAAACATTTAAGGAAAATACTAACATAATTTAAATATGGAAAAAAGTTATATAAGTAAAAGCAAGCTCAATTTtagattcctaaatattaggagtttttACCTAGGTCAATAAGgaagaatttaataaataaaatttaattaatttttaaagtcttaaatattagaaaaataagtaAATTACAATTACAAATTTGTCCAATGTGAAATCAaaatttaaagggtaaaaaaggcgaacgatatttcgctaagggaaGTCGTGCTTTTAAAactctaaaataaaatatatgatGTGTATTCGAAATTGAGTCATATTAGGGTATTTACTATAATGGAATCATTAGTGAAGGAGGTCTTGAATACGTACATATGTAGCAAGATCCGATTTTACTAATTTTGTTACGATAGATgactttttttaatatttagactgtaatatttttttttctttaatagtcaaggtggggagttcttggaaggagggagccgagggtctatcggaaacaatctctctacctcagggaaggggtaaggtctacatacacactaccctccccagatcccactagtgaaattatactgggttgttgttattgttattgttgttgtgttatAATTAATATACTAGTATTAGTATCCGCGCTATACGCGAACATTGTTAAATAATATTAAACATATCAAAGTTTATATGATATAATTTGTTTGAGcacattaattatatattttaacaGAATCATAAATCTTGTCTTATCTTAATGCACGTATACCaataataaaattttatgtaattaaattaaaCGAATCATATAATTATCACATAACTTTTGAATAAAGATCAAATATCATAGTGATATAGTTTGTGCAACAAACAATCTGaaaatattgtcacgacccaaaattcattaaaggtcgtgatggcgccggacaccgctgtcaggcaagccaaaaataaatacttaatttggttctcatttttaatattttaaaaatcatatttttcttcgattaaacagtaaaagatggaatatacagtgtaaataatatatttttttttacaatttCAATATAGgtcaacccataatcaccccaaattccggtgtcacaagtgcatgagcctcaactagaaatataaaataaaatacaatatctgtcctgaatacaaatttggacaggagaaatataaatactctgaaggagactctgctggttgcggatcgtagtatagaatgcagcttacCTAATTCCCCGCCATAACCGCGCCTCTGTGCCGACAAGGACACTAAacatatatgtacttgcacaaaaatatgcatcaagtgtagtatgagtacgtaaatcaacgcgtacccaataagtattcagcctaacctcgaagaagtagtgacgaggggtcgacttcgacacttactatgggctataaataaaatatcaat contains:
- the LOC104120114 gene encoding uncharacterized protein, whose protein sequence is MRISAFGMIERQRRTSWIKSTIGFFLILISITIVALTIEWNDISLHTDSLQKNKVDLFPEVSCSIKCPRTSPNKPKFSSSSESCPEYFRWIHEDLRPWKDTGITRKMVERAREVAHFRIVIVNGRVYFEKYKPTFQKRDMVTLWGVLQLLSFYPGMLPDLDFVFECGDQPVTQKSDYGKSKDSIPPPLFHYCGNDSSFDIVFPDWSFWGWPEINIKHWDILKKDLQQSNEMIKWTEREPYAYWKGNVLLSQSRRDLLKCNASKNQDWNARIYDMQWARERRQGYKTSDLATQCTHRYKIYVEGLAWSVSQKYILACDSVALLINPHYYDFFTRSLLPTIHYWPINENDKCKSIKFAVDWGNKNAEKAQEIGKSGSKFVHEELQMKYIYDYMFHLLSEYAKLLQYRPTVPREAVEVCSDTLICSTKGIRKKSRVHSRVNYASSSKPCSMPPPWSPVDLQDFLERKENLTKQVEQWEETQSV
- the LOC104120116 gene encoding actin-depolymerizing factor 10-like encodes the protein MANSASGIAVSDECKLKFMELKAKRNYRYIVFKIEGQQVVVDKVGEQGETHQDFSNSLPSNECRYAVFDYDYTTDENVQKSKIFFVAWSPETARVRSKMLYASSKDRFRREFDGVQVELQATDPSEMSLDTFIGRAR